One stretch of Comamonas testosteroni DNA includes these proteins:
- a CDS encoding citrate synthase, whose product MKLADNKATLSFSNGAPSVEMPVYQGNIGPDVIDIRKLYAQTGMFTYDPGFLSTAACQSAITYIDGDKGELLYRGYPIEQLAKNCNFLETCYLLLYGELPNEKEKANFEELVTKHTMVNEQMQFFLRGFRRDAHPMAVLTGLVGGMSAFYHDSTDITNPEHRNIAAIRLIAKMPTLVAMAYKYGMGQPYMYPKNDLSYAGNFMRMMFGNPCEEYKVNPVVERALDRIFILHADHEQNASTSTVRLCGSSGTNPFAAISAGVACLWGPAHGGANEACLNMLEGIQANGGIEKVGEFMEQVKDKTSGVKLMGFGHRVYKNYDPRAKLMQETCNEILAELGLENDPLFALAKKLEKIALEDDYFVQRKLYPNVDFYSGIVQRAIGIPVNLFTGIFALARTVGWIAQLNEQMADPEYKIGRPRQLFTGSVSRDVKPIAQR is encoded by the coding sequence ATGAAACTCGCTGACAACAAAGCAACGCTGTCTTTCAGCAATGGCGCTCCCAGTGTGGAAATGCCGGTGTACCAGGGCAATATCGGCCCGGATGTGATCGACATCCGCAAGCTCTATGCCCAGACTGGCATGTTCACGTATGACCCGGGCTTCCTCTCTACCGCCGCCTGCCAATCCGCCATCACCTACATCGATGGCGACAAGGGCGAGCTGCTGTACCGCGGCTACCCCATCGAACAACTGGCCAAGAACTGCAACTTCCTGGAAACCTGCTACCTGCTGCTGTACGGGGAGCTGCCCAACGAGAAGGAAAAGGCCAACTTCGAAGAGCTGGTGACCAAGCACACCATGGTCAACGAGCAGATGCAGTTCTTCCTGCGCGGCTTCCGTCGTGATGCACACCCCATGGCCGTGCTGACCGGTCTGGTGGGCGGCATGTCGGCCTTCTACCACGACAGCACCGACATCACCAACCCAGAGCACCGCAACATCGCTGCGATCCGCCTGATCGCCAAGATGCCTACTCTGGTCGCCATGGCATACAAGTACGGTATGGGCCAGCCCTACATGTACCCCAAGAACGACCTGTCGTATGCCGGCAACTTCATGCGCATGATGTTCGGCAACCCCTGCGAAGAGTACAAGGTCAACCCCGTGGTTGAGCGCGCTCTGGACCGCATCTTCATCCTGCACGCCGACCACGAGCAAAATGCCTCGACCTCCACCGTGCGTCTGTGCGGTTCTTCGGGCACCAACCCCTTTGCCGCCATCTCCGCTGGCGTGGCCTGTCTGTGGGGCCCTGCCCACGGCGGCGCCAACGAAGCCTGCCTGAACATGCTGGAAGGCATCCAGGCCAACGGCGGCATCGAAAAGGTCGGCGAGTTCATGGAACAGGTCAAGGACAAGACCAGCGGCGTGAAGCTGATGGGCTTTGGCCACCGCGTCTACAAGAACTACGACCCCCGCGCCAAGCTGATGCAGGAAACCTGCAACGAAATCCTGGCCGAGCTGGGCCTGGAAAACGACCCCCTGTTCGCCCTGGCCAAGAAGCTGGAAAAGATTGCACTGGAAGACGACTACTTCGTCCAGCGCAAGCTCTACCCCAACGTGGACTTCTACTCCGGCATCGTGCAGCGAGCCATCGGCATCCCCGTCAACCTGTTCACCGGCATCTTCGCTCTGGCCCGTACCGTGGGCTGGATCGCTCAGCTCAACGAACAAATGGCCGACCCCGAGTACAAGATCGGTCGTCCCCGCCAGTTGTTCACCGGCTCCGTGTCGCGCGACGTCAAGCCTATCGCTCAGCGTTGA
- a CDS encoding nuclear transport factor 2 family protein has protein sequence MHAKRQRNLELAHAVLDWNQRHLNRHTTLSREQVAECFAEQFVVEPNGRHYAASLESYREFLEGMKLDMEGIRYDIRHTTADEDSVVFSMDVCITKTDGSTQHFVAMLLMRFDEHGKVSLWHEVYLPRPQAGAQQDR, from the coding sequence ATGCATGCAAAACGACAACGCAATCTGGAGCTGGCCCATGCCGTGCTCGACTGGAACCAGCGCCACCTGAACCGTCACACCACGCTGAGCCGCGAGCAGGTCGCCGAGTGCTTTGCCGAGCAATTCGTGGTCGAGCCTAACGGCCGCCACTATGCTGCCAGCCTCGAGAGCTATCGCGAATTTCTCGAAGGCATGAAGCTGGACATGGAAGGCATTCGCTACGACATCCGGCACACCACGGCCGACGAGGACTCCGTGGTCTTTTCCATGGATGTATGCATCACCAAGACCGATGGCAGCACCCAGCACTTTGTCGCCATGCTGCTCATGCGCTTTGACGAGCATGGAAAAGTCAGCCTGTGGCACGAGGTCTATCTGCCACGACCCCAAGCCGGCGCGCAGCAAGACCGCTGA
- a CDS encoding quinone oxidoreductase family protein codes for MIQATHQAIVMTEYGGPEVLKIASVASQSLAAGQVRVQHTRIGVNFHDIYVRSGLYKTLALPGTPGIEAVGVVVEVAEGVTRFKQGDRVCYVSGAYSIYAAERVIAADELIAVPDDLSDALVASSLLRGLTADVLLHRVARVSQGSRILVQAAGGGMGQILSQWATQLGAMVIGTAGSDATAKKADQAGCVEVIRYRGAGAQDVAARVQQLTGGEGVDVAYDGVGKDSFDASLASLGIGGQLVMYGQSSGPVPPLEIARLAAKSNSVCRPMVFHFVKKPKERDAMAARLFEALRKKHFRMGEPQEFALADAAQAHRQLEAHGAQQPILLVP; via the coding sequence ATGATTCAGGCCACGCATCAAGCCATTGTCATGACGGAATACGGAGGCCCCGAGGTTCTGAAGATCGCCTCGGTCGCTTCGCAGTCACTGGCGGCCGGTCAGGTGCGCGTGCAGCACACGCGCATTGGCGTGAATTTTCATGATATCTATGTGCGCTCGGGGCTTTACAAGACGCTGGCACTGCCGGGCACGCCCGGCATCGAAGCCGTGGGGGTCGTGGTCGAAGTGGCGGAGGGCGTGACCCGCTTCAAGCAAGGAGACCGGGTCTGCTATGTCTCTGGCGCCTATTCCATCTACGCCGCCGAGCGCGTGATTGCGGCCGACGAGCTGATTGCCGTGCCCGATGACCTCAGCGACGCTCTGGTCGCATCCAGCCTGCTGCGCGGGCTGACCGCCGATGTGCTGCTGCACCGGGTGGCCCGGGTAAGTCAGGGCTCGCGGATTCTGGTGCAGGCCGCCGGTGGCGGCATGGGGCAGATTCTGAGCCAGTGGGCCACGCAGCTGGGAGCCATGGTGATCGGTACGGCGGGCAGCGATGCCACGGCAAAAAAGGCCGATCAGGCCGGCTGCGTGGAGGTGATCCGCTATCGCGGTGCGGGCGCCCAGGATGTGGCTGCGCGCGTGCAGCAGCTGACTGGCGGCGAAGGCGTGGATGTGGCTTATGACGGCGTGGGCAAGGACAGCTTTGACGCCTCGCTGGCCAGTCTCGGCATCGGCGGCCAGTTGGTGATGTACGGGCAGTCTTCCGGTCCGGTGCCGCCGCTGGAGATTGCGCGTCTGGCCGCGAAGTCGAACAGCGTGTGCCGGCCCATGGTGTTTCACTTCGTCAAAAAGCCCAAAGAGCGCGATGCCATGGCCGCCCGCCTGTTCGAGGCGCTGCGCAAAAAGCATTTCCGCATGGGCGAGCCGCAGGAGTTTGCGCTGGCCGATGCGGCGCAGGCCCACAGGCAGCTGGAGGCGCATGGCGCCCAGCAGCCCATTTTGCTCGTGCCTTGA
- a CDS encoding DEAD/DEAH box helicase encodes MSFAPLGLRAELLDATLDLGLRDATPIQTEAIPAVLAGRDLWACAPTGSGKTMAYLLPLLQTWLAQKRGHTGFVRPLANLILVPTRELALQVHESLSDITRQLREQPRSRVVYGGVSINPQMMQLRGSADFLVATPGRLLDLVEHNAVRLNAVQHLVLDEADRLLDQGFAEELNRVLALLPAKRQTLLFSATFPQNVEALATRLLHDPVRVQVDADQAAEHSTSPENISQRAIAVDSTRRTQLLRLLVKEGENQPEWERALVFVAKRHTAEMLADKLYKAGIYATTFHGDMSQGARKDVLDQFKAKRWQLLITTDLAARGIDIAQLPTVINYDLPRSAADYIHRIGRTGRAGHVGSAITFVPPAETAHWKLICKRNQLEIALEQIQGFEPTEAVPPPPVAQDGNGGIKGRRPSKKDKLRAAAAAAKQQPAD; translated from the coding sequence ATGTCTTTTGCCCCCCTAGGCCTGCGCGCCGAGCTTCTGGATGCCACACTCGATCTGGGTCTGCGCGACGCGACGCCGATTCAGACCGAGGCCATCCCCGCCGTGCTGGCCGGGCGCGATCTCTGGGCCTGCGCGCCCACGGGCTCGGGCAAGACCATGGCCTATCTGCTGCCCCTGCTGCAGACCTGGCTGGCGCAAAAGCGCGGCCACACCGGCTTTGTGCGGCCGCTGGCCAACTTGATTCTGGTGCCTACGCGCGAGCTGGCCCTGCAGGTTCATGAAAGCCTGAGCGACATCACACGCCAGCTGCGTGAGCAACCACGCAGCCGCGTGGTCTATGGCGGTGTCTCCATCAACCCGCAGATGATGCAGCTGCGTGGCAGCGCCGACTTTCTGGTCGCCACACCGGGCCGCCTGCTGGATCTGGTGGAACACAATGCCGTGCGCCTGAACGCGGTGCAGCATCTGGTTCTGGACGAGGCCGATCGCCTGCTGGACCAGGGCTTTGCCGAAGAGCTCAACCGCGTGCTGGCCCTGCTGCCCGCCAAACGCCAGACCCTGCTGTTCTCAGCCACCTTCCCGCAGAACGTGGAGGCGCTGGCCACCCGCCTGCTGCACGACCCCGTTCGCGTGCAGGTCGATGCCGACCAAGCCGCCGAGCACTCGACCAGCCCCGAGAACATCAGCCAGCGCGCCATTGCCGTGGACAGCACCCGCCGCACCCAGCTGCTGCGCCTGCTCGTCAAGGAGGGCGAGAACCAGCCCGAATGGGAGCGAGCCCTGGTCTTTGTCGCCAAGCGCCACACCGCCGAAATGCTGGCCGACAAGCTCTACAAGGCAGGCATCTACGCCACCACCTTCCACGGCGATATGAGCCAGGGTGCGCGCAAGGACGTGCTCGACCAGTTCAAGGCCAAGCGCTGGCAACTGCTCATCACCACCGACCTGGCCGCGCGCGGCATCGATATCGCACAGCTGCCCACGGTCATCAACTACGACCTGCCCCGCTCGGCCGCCGACTATATTCATAGAATTGGCCGCACGGGTCGCGCAGGACATGTGGGTTCCGCTATTACCTTTGTTCCCCCCGCAGAAACCGCACACTGGAAACTGATCTGCAAGCGCAACCAGCTCGAAATCGCTCTGGAGCAAATTCAGGGCTTTGAGCCCACCGAAGCCGTGCCTCCACCGCCGGTTGCACAAGATGGCAACGGAGGTATCAAGGGTCGCAGACCCAGCAAGAAGGACAAGCTGCGCGCCGCAGCTGCAGCCGCGAAACAGCAGCCAGCCGATTAA
- a CDS encoding DUF3320 domain-containing protein, with the protein MHADSNFALITRQLEKSRQALLDLSTRNRLLSLPQATTARVLHFSDERTDEVYRLLAGESKAMSFAPAKAEEGPAAADQAKVQETQSPPALPQPEDSVDEQLDARGVAQRHRDLKLQTRLSSEKLQRRLLDMYSDARTFIEEQGVNILFLALGQLQWFDRNAPDKPRFAPLILLPVALERKSAAERFTLSWLQEDAAENLSLAAKLKADFGLELPEFNAGDDFDPNAYLAAVATMAAAQPGWQVQPDAMTLGFFSFAKFLMYRDLDAATWPPEKRLDRQALIAATLQDGFETREHLFPEDADVDQLIPVDSQRHVVDADSSQSLAIEAVRRGENLVIQGPPGTGKSQTITNVIAAAIADGKKVLFISEKMAALEVVNRRLKSVGLGPACLELHSHHTHKRKVLEELKATRDLGKPRVEHREQIIHELSSVQQQLNAHSRTMHLALVPCALTPYQILGQLARLDAVQIAHLPDLLQDAQNWSPEDFHSRQQIALALRQAASKVSPVAGHPWRGVCHPALLKLDAQRFAQQLPTLQAMLARLQQDGELLAQSLSALAAQSIQALHEQITLAQQLASAPAIDRQAVANSIWDQGLGPLQKLVECGARFSLKAQSLRSSFAESAWTADWNTPRQSIAAHGDSLFRIFNSGYRAAMASLKGQLKTTLPSSHAERLNLLDNLIEAQQLRQTLSQQQAQGADAFGSLWLGEQSDWAQLQAVLGWMAGPDGQGRSAAFRQLFAQLPSPEHCADLAARASASLQAFGDSAQSLLDGYRLDTQQAFDTADLARVPLADFGERLGQWIAEPNALLDWTSYHATREQARAAGMAALVQQFENESIALDALPSILERAYYEALLRQATQAHPELVAFNGDQHSQKVRQFRALDLERIELARAQSALSHYEQVPRSASGMGPLGVLNGEIARKRGHMPLRKLFKLAGEAVQAIKPVFMMSPLSVAQFLEPGSVEFDLLVIDEASQIEPVDALGAIARCKQLVVVGDDRQLPPTRFFSRMTSEQDDFDDEDENGDASQFIATAADVESILSLCLAKGMPQLMLRWHYRSRHQSLIAVSNQQFYNSGLYVVPSPYTARSGMGLRFHHLPEGRFDSGASRINRIEAQTIARAIMEHAQQSPQLSLGVAAFSLQQKVAIQDELELLRRQQPEAEPFFAAHPNEPFFIKNLENVQGDERDVIFISVAYARNAQGYLPMRFGPVSADGGERRLNVLISRAKQRCEVFSSITADDIDLERGKGKGVAALKVFLQYAATGQLALAGVSGRDLESPLEEDVYEALTAQGLQVQTQIGIAGFFIDLAVVDPEQPGRYLLGIECDGMSYHHSRSARDRDRLRQSVLESQGWTLLRIWGCDWFRQPRAQTERVLAAVEAARLRKDAEPAQPAIATYQSQTATEVVERAAQSDAGSAETESASGPDDSLYQEARFAVPAGELHQQSTAQLAQLMRRAVELEGPIHFDELVTRMRTLWGLQRAGSRVRDALEQARQSLLTDKALAAEGEFLDLPGRAVRVRNRAEVGSANLRRIDCLPPAEIRAAIALALRTSLGGQRDELPAAVTRLLGLSAVTAPVRELVLTQLDALHGSGAVAFNGTLYRLPT; encoded by the coding sequence ATGCACGCAGACTCGAATTTCGCCCTCATCACCCGCCAGCTCGAAAAAAGCCGCCAGGCGCTGCTGGACCTCTCCACACGCAACCGGCTGCTGAGCCTGCCTCAGGCCACCACGGCACGCGTGCTGCATTTTTCGGATGAACGCACGGACGAGGTCTATCGCCTGCTGGCGGGCGAAAGCAAGGCCATGAGCTTTGCGCCGGCAAAGGCCGAAGAGGGGCCTGCGGCCGCCGACCAGGCAAAGGTCCAAGAGACACAAAGCCCCCCCGCCCTGCCCCAGCCCGAAGATAGCGTCGACGAGCAGCTCGATGCGCGCGGTGTGGCCCAGCGCCATCGCGACCTGAAATTGCAGACACGCCTGTCCAGCGAGAAGCTGCAGCGCCGGCTGCTGGACATGTATTCCGATGCCCGCACCTTCATCGAGGAACAGGGCGTCAACATCCTGTTTCTGGCGCTGGGTCAGCTGCAATGGTTCGACCGCAATGCTCCCGACAAGCCGCGTTTTGCACCGCTGATTCTCCTGCCCGTGGCACTGGAGCGCAAAAGCGCGGCCGAGCGCTTCACCCTGTCCTGGTTGCAGGAAGATGCGGCGGAGAACCTGTCGCTGGCCGCCAAGCTCAAGGCCGACTTCGGCCTGGAGCTGCCCGAGTTCAATGCCGGCGACGACTTCGACCCCAACGCCTATCTGGCCGCGGTCGCCACCATGGCCGCCGCCCAGCCCGGCTGGCAAGTGCAGCCCGACGCCATGACGCTGGGCTTTTTCAGCTTTGCCAAATTCCTGATGTACCGCGATCTGGACGCTGCGACCTGGCCGCCGGAAAAGCGGCTCGACCGGCAGGCGCTGATTGCCGCCACGCTGCAGGACGGCTTCGAGACTCGCGAACATCTGTTCCCCGAAGACGCCGATGTGGACCAGTTGATCCCCGTCGACAGCCAGCGCCATGTGGTCGATGCGGACAGCTCGCAGTCACTGGCCATCGAGGCCGTGCGCCGCGGCGAAAACCTGGTCATTCAAGGCCCGCCTGGCACGGGCAAGTCCCAGACCATCACCAACGTGATTGCGGCGGCGATTGCCGACGGCAAGAAAGTGCTGTTCATCTCCGAGAAGATGGCCGCGCTGGAGGTGGTGAACCGGCGCCTCAAATCCGTGGGCCTTGGGCCTGCCTGCCTGGAACTGCACAGCCACCACACCCACAAGCGCAAGGTGCTGGAGGAACTCAAGGCCACGCGCGACCTGGGCAAGCCGCGTGTGGAGCACCGCGAGCAAATCATCCATGAGCTGAGCAGCGTGCAGCAGCAGCTCAACGCGCACAGCCGGACCATGCATCTTGCGCTGGTGCCCTGCGCACTCACGCCCTACCAGATCCTGGGCCAGCTGGCGCGGCTGGATGCAGTGCAGATCGCGCATCTGCCCGATCTGCTGCAAGACGCACAGAACTGGTCGCCCGAGGACTTTCATTCACGCCAGCAGATTGCCCTGGCCCTGCGCCAGGCGGCGTCCAAGGTGAGCCCGGTGGCCGGGCACCCGTGGCGCGGCGTATGCCATCCGGCACTGCTCAAGCTGGATGCGCAACGCTTTGCCCAGCAACTGCCGACGCTGCAAGCAATGCTGGCCCGGTTGCAGCAGGATGGCGAGCTGCTGGCGCAATCCCTGAGCGCGCTTGCGGCACAGTCCATTCAGGCCCTGCATGAGCAGATCACGCTGGCACAGCAGCTCGCCAGTGCCCCGGCCATAGACCGGCAGGCCGTCGCCAACAGCATCTGGGATCAGGGCCTGGGCCCGTTGCAAAAGCTGGTGGAATGCGGCGCACGGTTCAGCCTGAAGGCACAGAGCCTGCGCAGCAGCTTTGCCGAATCCGCCTGGACAGCGGACTGGAACACCCCACGCCAGAGCATTGCGGCACATGGCGACTCGCTGTTTCGCATTTTCAACAGCGGCTACCGCGCGGCGATGGCCAGCCTCAAGGGCCAGCTCAAGACGACATTGCCAAGCTCGCATGCAGAGCGTCTGAACCTGCTCGACAACCTGATCGAAGCCCAGCAACTGCGCCAGACCCTGAGCCAGCAGCAGGCCCAGGGGGCAGATGCCTTTGGCAGCCTGTGGCTGGGCGAGCAAAGCGACTGGGCGCAATTGCAGGCCGTGCTGGGCTGGATGGCCGGCCCCGACGGACAGGGTCGTAGCGCCGCCTTCCGCCAGCTTTTTGCCCAGCTGCCATCACCCGAACATTGCGCGGACCTGGCCGCCCGGGCCAGCGCATCGCTGCAGGCATTCGGGGACTCTGCGCAAAGCTTGCTGGACGGCTATCGGCTCGATACGCAGCAAGCCTTTGACACCGCCGATCTGGCCCGCGTCCCGCTGGCCGACTTTGGCGAGCGCCTTGGGCAATGGATCGCCGAGCCCAATGCCTTGCTGGACTGGACCTCATACCACGCCACCCGTGAGCAGGCGCGTGCAGCCGGCATGGCCGCCCTGGTGCAGCAGTTCGAGAATGAATCCATTGCGCTAGACGCCCTTCCCTCCATCCTCGAGCGCGCTTACTACGAGGCGCTGCTGCGCCAGGCCACGCAGGCCCACCCCGAGCTGGTCGCCTTCAACGGCGATCAGCACAGCCAGAAGGTGCGCCAGTTCCGGGCGCTGGACCTGGAGCGCATCGAACTCGCGCGCGCCCAGTCGGCACTCTCGCATTACGAGCAGGTGCCGCGCAGCGCATCCGGCATGGGCCCGCTTGGCGTGCTCAATGGCGAGATTGCGCGCAAGCGCGGCCATATGCCGCTGCGCAAGCTGTTCAAGCTCGCGGGCGAGGCCGTACAGGCCATCAAGCCCGTGTTCATGATGAGCCCGCTGTCCGTGGCCCAGTTTCTGGAACCTGGCTCGGTCGAATTCGATCTGCTGGTGATTGACGAGGCCAGCCAGATCGAGCCCGTGGATGCGCTGGGAGCCATCGCCCGCTGCAAGCAGCTGGTGGTCGTGGGCGACGACCGCCAGTTGCCGCCCACGCGATTTTTCTCGCGCATGACCAGCGAGCAGGACGACTTCGACGACGAGGACGAGAATGGGGACGCCAGCCAGTTCATCGCCACAGCAGCCGATGTGGAGAGCATTCTGAGCCTGTGCCTGGCCAAGGGCATGCCCCAGCTCATGCTGCGCTGGCACTACCGCAGCCGCCACCAGTCGCTGATTGCGGTGTCCAACCAGCAGTTCTACAACAGCGGCCTTTACGTCGTGCCCAGCCCCTACACGGCCCGCTCGGGCATGGGGCTGCGCTTTCACCATCTGCCCGAAGGCCGCTTTGACAGCGGCGCCAGCCGCATCAACCGCATCGAGGCCCAGACCATTGCACGCGCCATCATGGAGCACGCACAGCAGTCGCCGCAGCTCAGCCTGGGCGTGGCCGCTTTTTCGTTGCAGCAAAAAGTCGCCATTCAGGACGAGCTGGAACTGCTGCGTCGCCAGCAGCCCGAGGCCGAGCCCTTTTTTGCCGCCCATCCCAACGAACCCTTCTTCATCAAGAACCTGGAAAACGTGCAGGGCGACGAGCGCGATGTGATCTTCATCTCGGTGGCCTATGCGCGCAACGCGCAGGGCTATCTGCCCATGCGGTTCGGTCCGGTGAGCGCCGACGGAGGCGAGCGCCGCCTGAACGTACTGATCTCGCGCGCCAAGCAGCGCTGCGAGGTGTTTTCGTCCATCACCGCCGACGATATCGATCTGGAACGCGGCAAGGGCAAGGGCGTGGCTGCGCTCAAGGTATTTCTGCAATACGCGGCCACCGGCCAGCTGGCCCTGGCCGGTGTCAGCGGACGCGATCTGGAATCGCCGCTCGAAGAAGATGTGTACGAAGCGCTGACGGCACAGGGTCTGCAGGTGCAGACTCAGATCGGCATTGCGGGCTTTTTCATCGACCTGGCCGTGGTCGACCCCGAGCAGCCTGGCCGCTACCTGCTCGGAATCGAGTGCGACGGCATGAGCTATCACCACAGCCGCAGCGCGCGCGACCGTGACCGCCTGCGCCAGTCGGTGCTGGAGAGCCAGGGCTGGACGCTGCTGCGCATCTGGGGCTGCGACTGGTTCCGCCAGCCGCGCGCCCAGACCGAGCGCGTGCTGGCTGCCGTCGAAGCTGCCAGGCTGCGCAAGGATGCCGAACCAGCTCAACCGGCAATAGCCACTTATCAGTCACAGACAGCCACAGAAGTCGTAGAGCGCGCAGCGCAGTCCGATGCCGGCAGCGCCGAGACGGAATCGGCCTCCGGCCCTGACGACAGCCTCTATCAGGAAGCCCGCTTTGCCGTTCCAGCCGGAGAGCTGCATCAGCAATCCACAGCGCAGCTGGCCCAACTGATGCGCCGCGCGGTGGAGCTGGAAGGACCGATTCATTTTGACGAGCTGGTCACCCGCATGCGTACGCTCTGGGGTCTGCAACGCGCCGGCAGCCGCG